Proteins from a genomic interval of Symmachiella macrocystis:
- a CDS encoding DUF502 domain-containing protein, translated as MTEDGARIKKKLPKGAATRVFLRGLSISLPPILTLVILLWVGQGLNTYIIQPIGDGVRWTIASTVNEIRQERELLPSEELPPLPTIGNRYRITPGLQKKIPEIDKLIAEKRAASPAGKRVDQRHLWETIIREDTAEKDFAYNSDALSKNIYIPMGGGYIPLHVYATVERQVGPLAMPPTAIGAYMDYVTTQYFYSFWHLSALAILLTVVGVYFVGRLMTAQLGSWVVHKIETKILARLPLIRNVYSSVKQVTDFLLTETEVEYSRVVAIEYPRRGIWSLGLVTGESMLDIATAAGEPMISVLIPSSPMPVTGYTMNVPRSEVIDLDISVDEAFQFCISCGVLVPGRQQVTPEVLKKAFGKQLPSALPAISDSGTILTGPPKTE; from the coding sequence ATGACCGAAGATGGAGCACGGATTAAAAAGAAATTGCCCAAAGGGGCCGCGACGCGCGTCTTCCTCCGCGGGCTGTCGATCAGTCTGCCGCCGATTTTGACGTTGGTGATCTTGCTGTGGGTCGGCCAAGGACTCAATACGTACATCATCCAACCGATTGGCGATGGTGTGCGATGGACCATCGCCAGTACGGTCAACGAGATTCGGCAAGAGCGGGAGCTGCTCCCCAGCGAAGAATTGCCGCCGCTTCCTACAATCGGAAACCGCTACCGCATTACACCGGGCCTGCAAAAAAAGATTCCCGAAATCGACAAGTTGATTGCCGAGAAGCGCGCTGCTTCCCCGGCAGGCAAGCGGGTGGATCAGCGGCATCTGTGGGAAACCATTATCCGCGAAGATACGGCAGAAAAGGACTTTGCCTACAACAGCGATGCACTCTCCAAGAACATCTACATCCCCATGGGGGGCGGGTATATTCCGCTGCACGTCTATGCGACCGTGGAGCGACAGGTCGGTCCACTAGCCATGCCGCCGACGGCGATCGGGGCGTATATGGATTACGTCACGACGCAATACTTCTACAGTTTTTGGCACCTGAGCGCGCTGGCGATTTTGCTCACCGTAGTGGGTGTTTATTTCGTCGGTCGATTGATGACGGCCCAGTTGGGCTCTTGGGTCGTGCACAAAATTGAAACGAAAATCCTGGCCAGGCTACCGTTGATCCGCAATGTCTATTCGTCGGTGAAGCAGGTCACCGATTTTCTGCTGACCGAAACCGAAGTCGAATACAGCCGGGTTGTGGCCATCGAATATCCCCGCCGGGGAATCTGGTCGTTGGGTCTGGTGACGGGCGAAAGTATGCTGGATATTGCCACAGCTGCGGGGGAACCAATGATCAGCGTGCTCATCCCCAGTTCACCAATGCCGGTGACGGGCTATACGATGAACGTGCCCCGCAGTGAAGTGATCGACCTGGACATCTCCGTTGACGAGGCCTTCCAATTCTGTATCTCGTGCGGCGTACTGGTTCCCGGACGTCAACAAGTCACCCCTGAAGTGCTCAAAAAAGCATTCGGCAAACAACTCCCCTCGGCGCTGCCGGCGATCAGCGACAGCGGTACAATTTTGACCGGTCCGCCCAAAACCGAGTAA